The following are encoded in a window of Jeotgalibacillus aurantiacus genomic DNA:
- a CDS encoding sulfite oxidase-like oxidoreductase, producing the protein MGKAERLKKAKPPVQKDTYGGRLPPGQTLTEKFPILHEGEVPEYDLKLWDFRLFGNGIKEKRFTYDELLNLPQTTIVKDIHCVTRWSKFDNAFTGVTIRELLKDVEIPENVRHVMIYGDYDYETNLPIEDLLKEDILLAHSYDGKPLTPKHGYPFRLIVPHLYFWKSVKWIRGIEFLTEDRPGFWERNGFHNYGDVFEEERFSGEDLDIPEDEWHKKEFD; encoded by the coding sequence ATGGGAAAAGCAGAGCGTTTAAAAAAAGCAAAGCCGCCCGTACAAAAAGACACATATGGAGGCCGCCTGCCACCGGGGCAGACCCTGACGGAAAAGTTTCCGATTCTTCATGAGGGTGAGGTGCCGGAATACGATCTCAAGCTTTGGGATTTCCGCCTTTTTGGAAATGGTATAAAAGAGAAACGCTTTACATATGACGAATTATTAAACCTTCCTCAGACGACGATTGTCAAAGATATTCACTGTGTAACGAGGTGGTCGAAGTTTGATAATGCGTTTACGGGTGTGACGATTCGCGAGCTGTTGAAAGACGTTGAGATTCCAGAAAACGTACGCCACGTGATGATTTACGGCGACTATGATTATGAGACGAATTTGCCGATTGAGGATTTACTGAAGGAGGACATTCTCCTTGCACACTCTTATGACGGTAAGCCTTTAACGCCAAAGCACGGTTATCCTTTCCGTCTGATCGTTCCACATTTGTATTTCTGGAAGAGTGTGAAGTGGATCAGAGGCATTGAGTTTCTGACAGAGGATCGCCCCGGCTTTTGGGAGCGTAATGGTTTTCATAATTATGGAGATGTATTTGAAGAAGAGCGTTTTTCCGGAGAGGATTTAGATATTCCGGAGGATGAATGGCATAAAAAAGAATTTGATTAA
- a CDS encoding 2,3-diketo-5-methylthiopentyl-1-phosphate enolase has protein sequence MSQITATYLVHDAKGNLEKKAESIALGLTVGSWTDLPAVDQEQLKKHKGEVLSVQEVPALESASHLGQRKAGLIKIAYPAANFSSDIPAILTTIFGKLSLDGEVKLIDIELDTELEKQFPGPQFGIETIRQTLNVHDRPLLMSIFKGMIGRGTDLFTEQLRAQAAGGVDLVKDDEILFDNPLTPFEKRVELGVQVLNQEYERSGHRTLYAVNLSGRTFDLKDKAKRAVELGANALLFNVFAYGLDTLQSLAEDPDIHVPIMAHPAVSGALTASPLYGISNQVLLGKLLRLAGADFVLFPSPYGSVAMEKSETLAIRDALRSDSRLKRAFPVPSAGIHPGLVPQLIEDFGTDSIINAGGGIHGHPDGAAAGAKAFRDAIDEVVAGGSLQTAASKSPELEKALALWG, from the coding sequence ATGTCTCAGATTACGGCTACATACCTTGTACACGATGCGAAAGGCAACTTAGAGAAAAAGGCAGAGTCGATTGCCCTCGGCTTGACGGTTGGATCATGGACCGACCTTCCGGCTGTGGATCAGGAGCAGTTAAAGAAACATAAGGGTGAGGTGCTTTCTGTTCAGGAGGTTCCCGCACTGGAATCAGCTTCTCATTTAGGACAACGAAAAGCAGGCCTGATCAAAATTGCGTATCCGGCTGCAAATTTCAGCTCTGATATTCCGGCGATTTTAACAACGATTTTCGGAAAGCTGTCCCTGGACGGGGAAGTGAAGCTGATTGATATTGAGCTGGACACAGAGCTTGAAAAACAGTTCCCTGGACCACAGTTTGGCATTGAGACCATCAGACAAACATTAAATGTTCACGACCGTCCGCTCCTGATGAGCATTTTCAAAGGTATGATCGGACGCGGCACTGATCTTTTTACTGAACAGCTTCGCGCGCAGGCTGCCGGTGGTGTGGATCTTGTGAAGGATGATGAAATTCTGTTTGACAATCCACTTACACCATTTGAAAAACGGGTGGAACTTGGCGTGCAGGTACTAAACCAAGAATATGAGCGTTCCGGACACCGTACACTGTATGCAGTCAATCTTTCCGGAAGAACGTTTGATTTAAAAGACAAAGCGAAGCGTGCGGTTGAACTGGGAGCGAATGCGTTACTATTTAACGTTTTTGCTTACGGTCTTGATACCCTGCAAAGTCTCGCTGAAGACCCGGACATTCATGTGCCGATCATGGCGCACCCTGCTGTGTCCGGTGCATTGACGGCTTCACCCCTTTACGGTATTTCAAACCAGGTACTGTTAGGTAAGCTGTTGAGACTTGCCGGAGCTGATTTTGTCCTGTTCCCTTCTCCATACGGCAGTGTGGCTATGGAAAAAAGTGAAACACTGGCGATCAGAGATGCACTTCGCTCTGACAGCAGACTGAAACGGGCATTCCCTGTTCCATCTGCCGGCATTCACCCCGGACTTGTTCCTCAGCTGATCGAGGACTTTGGCACAGATTCGATTATCAATGCAGGCGGCGGTATTCACGGTCATCCGGACGGAGCAGCTGCCGGAGCGAAAGCCTTCCGTGATGCGATTGATGAAGTCGTTGCAGGTGGCAGCCTTCAAACAGCTGCCTCTAAATCTCCGGAGCTTGAAAAAGCACTGGCACTTTGGGGGTAA
- a CDS encoding 2-hydroxy-3-keto-5-methylthiopentenyl-1-phosphate phosphatase: protein MSKMIFCDFDGTITKSDNIISIMRHFNPPGWEPIKDQILSREITIREGVGNMFAMLPSSLKEDIIQYVVETAEIRDGFGEFVAYTRKENVPLNIVSGGIDFFVKPMLAPFQLDDQLYCNDSDFSDDTIRITWPHTCDSQCSNDCGCCKPSIIRRLAGDDVQKIVIGDSVTDLEAAKLADLVFVCGEYLEEKCRELNLPYQRFEDFNEIIQYLEQQQEVVQR from the coding sequence ATGTCCAAAATGATTTTTTGCGACTTTGATGGGACGATTACAAAATCAGACAACATTATTTCCATCATGCGTCACTTTAATCCTCCTGGCTGGGAGCCGATTAAAGACCAGATTCTTTCCCGGGAAATAACGATCCGGGAAGGAGTGGGAAATATGTTTGCCATGCTTCCCTCATCACTGAAAGAAGACATTATCCAATACGTTGTCGAAACAGCTGAAATTCGCGATGGCTTCGGGGAATTTGTCGCCTATACAAGAAAGGAAAATGTCCCTTTAAACATTGTCAGCGGCGGCATTGATTTCTTTGTGAAACCGATGCTTGCACCGTTTCAGCTTGATGACCAGCTGTATTGTAACGACAGTGACTTTTCAGACGACACGATCCGGATTACCTGGCCTCACACATGTGACAGCCAGTGCTCTAACGATTGTGGCTGCTGTAAACCGAGTATCATTCGAAGGCTCGCCGGGGATGATGTACAGAAAATCGTGATTGGCGATTCTGTCACGGACCTTGAAGCCGCTAAATTGGCGGATCTCGTTTTTGTCTGCGGTGAATATCTGGAAGAAAAATGCCGGGAATTAAACCTTCCTTATCAAAGATTTGAAGATTTTAATGAGATCATTCAGTATCTCGAACAGCAACAGGAGGTGGTGCAGCGATGA
- a CDS encoding methylthioribulose 1-phosphate dehydratase, giving the protein MSDVTTRWNELADVKDTLGARGWFPGTSGNLSIKVSDSPLQFLVTASGKDKYKRTDEDFLLVDANSRPVHDTHLKPSAETLLHQKVYELTDAGCSLHVHTVSNNVISELYAKQGEITFQGQELIKAFNLWDEDAILRIPIIENPAHIPDLAEQLAGRIEEGIYGILIRNHGITAWGRNAFEAKKHLEAFEFLFETHLALRLHTQGGISHGNNHNQRYSGSY; this is encoded by the coding sequence ATGAGTGATGTGACGACACGCTGGAATGAACTGGCGGATGTAAAGGACACGCTTGGCGCGCGCGGCTGGTTCCCCGGAACGAGCGGTAATCTGTCTATTAAAGTCTCAGATTCCCCTCTTCAGTTTCTTGTGACAGCAAGCGGAAAAGATAAATACAAAAGGACTGACGAAGATTTTCTGTTAGTAGATGCAAATAGCCGTCCGGTTCATGATACTCATTTAAAGCCTTCCGCTGAAACACTGCTGCACCAGAAAGTATATGAGCTGACAGATGCCGGATGCTCGCTTCACGTTCATACCGTCAGTAACAATGTAATCTCAGAACTTTATGCCAAACAGGGAGAGATCACCTTTCAGGGGCAGGAGCTGATCAAAGCATTTAACCTTTGGGATGAAGACGCAATACTTCGCATTCCGATCATTGAAAATCCGGCCCACATCCCTGATCTGGCTGAGCAGCTTGCCGGCAGGATCGAGGAAGGCATCTATGGCATTCTGATCCGAAACCATGGCATCACAGCCTGGGGGCGTAATGCCTTTGAAGCCAAAAAACATCTTGAAGCGTTCGAATTTCTATTTGAGACACATTTAGCCTTACGACTACACACTCAAGGAGGAATATCACATGGCAACAATCACAATCAGAGATACTCAGGAAGTTATTAA
- a CDS encoding 1,2-dihydroxy-3-keto-5-methylthiopentene dioxygenase translates to MATITIRDTQEVIKGEEQVQAFLAEQGVLYEKWDPSKLPSALQNETGLNDEDKETVLSVFDEEIRSLAERRGYHNWDVIALNEQTPGLDDLLKKFEQVHTHTEDEVRAITAGSGIFIIKSEEKGYFDVNLTPGDVISVPVNTPHFFTLTDEREVVAVRLFIEKEGWVAHPFHDPEFEEAK, encoded by the coding sequence ATGGCAACAATCACAATCAGAGATACTCAGGAAGTTATTAAAGGTGAAGAGCAGGTACAAGCATTTTTAGCAGAGCAAGGTGTGCTTTACGAGAAATGGGATCCATCAAAGCTCCCTTCTGCACTGCAAAACGAAACAGGATTAAATGACGAAGATAAAGAAACCGTTCTATCAGTATTTGATGAAGAAATCCGATCTCTTGCTGAGCGTCGCGGCTATCATAACTGGGATGTCATTGCACTAAATGAACAGACACCGGGCCTTGATGATCTGCTTAAGAAGTTTGAACAGGTTCATACACATACAGAAGATGAAGTGCGTGCCATCACTGCCGGATCCGGAATCTTCATTATTAAGAGCGAGGAAAAAGGTTACTTTGATGTGAACCTGACGCCGGGAGATGTGATTTCAGTTCCGGTTAACACGCCACACTTCTTTACTTTGACAGATGAGCGCGAGGTTGTGGCTGTTCGTCTCTTTATTGAAAAAGAAGGCTGGGTAGCCCACCCGTTTCACGATCCTGAGTTTGAAGAAGCGAAATAA
- a CDS encoding CAP domain-containing protein: MRKLLLLIVIVLGLFLTKPFWEEAVPESVNLSFMDRISGSVVSAVNGSAIEDSWNSMLESVTSFIIDINEVVQNAPEISTENETAAIAKPDLEVPTNEIFSVHNVQLGDSESSVVEKAGQADRMSMNEFGVEWHTYHENYQNFFMASYNENGEVNGLFTNQDLISSSLPLQMGSTREEVRAELGEPLTYLQKGMVRYQLQTDGEYDMFAFNGAYITVFYDLHEEQTVTAIQIINDRLEDQRETLYAEPSAELEEGFKYQLFDLTNAARVVHGQSVLEWDEAISGTAKKHSTDMAENNFFSHDNLEGQSPFDRMDEDGIDYAIAGENLAYGQYSSVFAHEGLMNSLGHRENILKSDYAYLGIGVDFNEDSQPFFTELFFDTF; encoded by the coding sequence TTGAGAAAATTACTGCTGTTGATTGTCATCGTCCTTGGCCTATTTCTCACAAAGCCGTTCTGGGAAGAAGCTGTACCTGAGTCGGTGAATCTGTCGTTTATGGACCGGATTTCAGGCAGTGTTGTGTCTGCTGTGAACGGCAGCGCTATAGAGGATTCATGGAATTCAATGCTTGAATCTGTTACTTCTTTTATTATCGATATCAATGAGGTCGTACAAAATGCACCTGAAATATCGACTGAAAATGAAACGGCTGCGATTGCAAAACCGGATTTAGAGGTGCCGACGAACGAAATTTTTTCCGTGCATAATGTTCAGCTTGGTGATTCCGAGAGTTCAGTAGTGGAGAAAGCAGGACAGGCTGACCGGATGTCAATGAATGAATTTGGTGTGGAGTGGCACACGTATCACGAAAATTATCAAAACTTCTTTATGGCTTCCTATAATGAAAATGGAGAAGTGAATGGCTTGTTCACGAATCAGGACCTGATTTCCTCTTCCCTCCCTTTACAAATGGGAAGCACCCGTGAAGAGGTTCGTGCCGAGCTTGGCGAACCACTGACTTATTTACAAAAAGGAATGGTCCGCTATCAGCTTCAAACGGACGGAGAATATGATATGTTCGCTTTCAATGGGGCGTATATCACCGTATTTTATGATTTACACGAAGAACAGACTGTAACAGCTATCCAAATCATTAACGACCGTCTCGAGGATCAGCGAGAAACGCTATATGCTGAACCTTCAGCTGAGCTTGAAGAGGGCTTTAAATATCAGCTGTTTGATCTGACCAATGCGGCACGCGTCGTACATGGCCAGTCTGTGCTGGAGTGGGACGAAGCCATCAGCGGTACCGCTAAAAAGCACAGTACAGACATGGCGGAAAATAATTTCTTTTCCCATGATAACCTGGAAGGCCAGTCACCATTTGACCGGATGGATGAGGATGGAATCGACTATGCCATAGCTGGTGAAAACCTTGCTTACGGGCAGTACAGCAGCGTTTTTGCCCACGAAGGTCTGATGAATTCCCTTGGACACCGTGAGAATATCCTGAAATCCGATTACGCCTACCTTGGCATCGGAGTTGACTTCAACGAAGACAGCCAGCCATTTTTCACAGAGCTGTTTTTCGATACATTCTAA
- a CDS encoding GtrA family protein, producing MKNNQGLTQFYKYALIGLSCALIDIGVLNALLFAFPTQDAGWLTTFNTVAYTAAILNSYVWNSRYTFNVQKNKKQFVGFILQATASLFIANGVFIGGIWIMDALAILPDWAETNTAKGLSMLLSSLSSFFFMKWFVFRR from the coding sequence ATGAAGAACAACCAGGGATTGACCCAATTTTATAAATACGCTCTGATTGGACTCAGCTGTGCATTAATTGATATTGGCGTATTAAACGCTTTGCTGTTTGCCTTCCCGACGCAGGATGCGGGGTGGCTGACCACGTTTAATACAGTGGCTTATACAGCGGCGATTTTGAACAGTTATGTATGGAATTCGCGCTATACGTTTAATGTGCAAAAAAATAAGAAGCAGTTCGTGGGGTTTATTCTGCAGGCAACAGCCAGTCTTTTTATAGCAAATGGCGTTTTTATCGGAGGCATATGGATCATGGATGCACTCGCGATTTTGCCGGACTGGGCGGAAACGAACACAGCAAAAGGGCTTTCGATGCTGTTGTCTTCTTTGTCGAGCTTTTTCTTTATGAAGTGGTTTGTGTTCAGACGATAA
- a CDS encoding glycosyltransferase family 4 protein, which translates to MKIAIITETFLPSTDGVVTRLCASIRWLKKQGHEILVIAPDLGVSDFEGVKVAGVPAYTFFLYKDKKLSFFSKKVKAYLKDFQPDLVHAVNPAFLGATGIYYTKKLKLPLMASYHTHVPKYADYYHFSFLKPAMWKYFKKLHDQASLNLCTSKAVLKELEEKNFHNLHHWKRGVDTKQFHPSYFSQDMRNRLSNGQPEKTLLLFVGRLAPEKEVEKIKSVLEKSNDYCLAIVGDGPHRSFLEKHFKGTNTIFTGFLHGDDLASAYASSDLFVFPSTTETLGLVLMEAMAAGLPVISADSGPTGEQIEDGVNGLLYHATHPDGLFNTVEKLKNKEDRVKMGVRAHEGIQSVGWDDQSSQLYDYYMQTLELHHNKAAK; encoded by the coding sequence ATGAAAATAGCTATCATAACAGAAACCTTCCTTCCATCAACAGACGGCGTTGTCACAAGACTATGCGCATCCATCCGGTGGCTGAAAAAGCAGGGGCATGAAATCCTTGTGATCGCACCGGATCTTGGTGTGTCTGATTTTGAGGGAGTCAAAGTAGCGGGGGTACCCGCTTATACTTTTTTTCTGTATAAGGATAAAAAGCTGTCCTTTTTCTCAAAAAAGGTAAAGGCTTATTTAAAAGATTTTCAGCCTGATCTTGTGCATGCTGTAAATCCTGCTTTTTTGGGTGCCACAGGCATTTATTATACGAAAAAACTGAAACTGCCGCTGATGGCCTCTTACCATACCCACGTTCCAAAATATGCGGATTACTACCACTTTTCCTTTTTGAAACCCGCGATGTGGAAGTACTTTAAAAAACTCCATGATCAGGCGAGCCTCAACTTATGTACATCGAAAGCGGTGCTGAAAGAGCTGGAGGAGAAGAACTTTCATAACCTGCATCACTGGAAACGCGGAGTGGATACGAAGCAGTTCCATCCTTCCTATTTCTCACAGGATATGCGGAATCGTCTAAGTAACGGACAACCTGAAAAAACGCTGCTATTATTCGTAGGCAGACTGGCGCCGGAAAAAGAAGTGGAGAAAATTAAATCTGTTTTGGAGAAATCCAACGATTATTGCCTTGCAATTGTAGGAGACGGTCCACATCGCAGCTTTCTTGAAAAGCATTTTAAAGGGACCAATACGATTTTTACCGGCTTTCTGCATGGAGATGATTTGGCAAGTGCTTATGCATCTTCTGATTTATTCGTATTCCCTTCTACAACTGAAACGCTGGGGCTTGTGTTAATGGAAGCCATGGCTGCCGGTCTCCCGGTAATTTCTGCAGATAGCGGACCTACAGGGGAACAGATTGAGGACGGCGTGAATGGGCTCCTGTATCATGCAACACATCCGGACGGCTTGTTTAACACGGTTGAAAAACTGAAAAATAAGGAAGACCGTGTTAAAATGGGCGTGCGTGCCCATGAAGGCATCCAGTCTGTCGGATGGGATGATCAGTCCAGTCAACTGTACGACTATTACATGCAAACACTGGAACTGCATCATAATAAGGCAGCAAAATGA
- a CDS encoding NAD-dependent epimerase/dehydratase family protein, producing the protein MTAEIRSINQHKKVIVLGGDGFCGWPTSLHLSKQGYEVIIIDNLSRRNIDNELEVESLTPIQPLGVRIQAWEEVSGQKMKHININLAEDYDRFLQMLLEEKPDAIVHFAEQRSAPYSMKSPRHKRYTVNNNMNATHNVLCAIVESGMDIHLVHLGTMGVYGYGTAGVKIPEGYLDVEVKTESGERVEQQILYPTNPGSVYHMTKSQDQLLFQYYNKNDQLRITDLHQGIVWGTNTHETNLDERLINRFDYDGDYGTVLNRFLMQAALGHPITVHGTGGQTRAFIHIQDTVRCVQLAIENPPAAGDLVMIFNQMTETHRVRDLAEMVAEMTGGEIAYVPNPRKEAAENELHVKNELFLSKGLNPITLNKGLLEEVTEVARKYAHRADHSKIPARSTWTKQQQPGVPENKQPLTEQAVQS; encoded by the coding sequence TTGACTGCAGAAATTCGTTCTATTAATCAGCATAAAAAGGTAATCGTTCTCGGGGGAGACGGCTTTTGCGGCTGGCCGACGAGCCTTCATTTATCCAAACAGGGATATGAAGTGATCATCATTGATAACCTGTCACGACGTAATATTGACAATGAACTTGAAGTGGAATCCCTGACGCCGATTCAGCCATTAGGTGTAAGAATTCAGGCCTGGGAAGAAGTTTCGGGGCAAAAAATGAAGCATATTAATATCAATCTTGCAGAAGACTATGACCGTTTCCTTCAGATGCTCCTTGAAGAGAAACCGGATGCCATCGTTCATTTTGCCGAGCAGCGATCCGCTCCTTATTCAATGAAATCTCCGCGCCATAAACGTTATACAGTGAATAACAATATGAATGCAACACACAATGTCCTTTGTGCCATTGTGGAAAGCGGGATGGATATCCATCTTGTGCATTTGGGAACAATGGGTGTATACGGTTATGGAACAGCAGGCGTCAAAATTCCGGAAGGGTATCTCGATGTGGAAGTTAAAACGGAGTCAGGTGAACGGGTGGAGCAGCAAATTCTTTATCCAACGAACCCGGGTTCTGTGTATCACATGACAAAGTCACAGGATCAGCTGCTCTTTCAATACTATAATAAAAACGATCAGCTTCGGATTACGGATCTTCACCAGGGGATTGTCTGGGGTACGAACACACATGAGACGAATCTGGACGAGCGGCTGATCAATCGTTTTGATTATGACGGTGATTACGGTACCGTTTTAAACCGCTTTTTAATGCAGGCGGCCCTTGGACATCCGATTACGGTTCACGGAACGGGCGGTCAGACTCGAGCCTTTATTCATATTCAGGATACCGTGAGATGTGTGCAGCTGGCGATTGAAAACCCGCCTGCAGCAGGTGATCTTGTGATGATTTTTAATCAGATGACAGAAACTCACCGCGTCCGTGATCTGGCTGAAATGGTGGCAGAGATGACAGGCGGGGAAATTGCATATGTCCCTAATCCGCGCAAAGAAGCAGCCGAGAATGAGCTGCACGTAAAAAACGAACTGTTTTTATCAAAAGGATTAAATCCAATCACATTAAATAAAGGGCTGCTTGAGGAAGTAACGGAGGTCGCCAGAAAATATGCTCACCGGGCTGATCACTCGAAAATTCCGGCAAGAAGCACATGGACGAAACAGCAGCAGCCAGGTGTTCCTGAAAACAAACAACCACTTACTGAACAGGCAGTACAGAGCTGA
- a CDS encoding ABC transporter ATP-binding protein, translated as MERQEVIRLENVTKRFGDKLVLENIDLSVYEGDIIGYIGPNGAGKSTTVKMMLGLVDGYEGKIFIFGENLKYQDHTYKRRIGYVPENAELYDSLTAQEYLAFIAGLYGLDEGLAREKAYRLMMKFEIDHVMNARLSSFSKGMRQKVLIISSLLHNPDVLFLDEPLSGLDANSMLIVREILAQLSAQGKTIFYSSHIMDIVEKISNRIVLISGGRIAADGTFDELKEQNQKGSLQDIFNSLTGFNQHKEIAEEFVAIVQEESA; from the coding sequence ATGGAGCGTCAGGAAGTCATCCGGCTCGAAAACGTAACGAAACGATTTGGGGATAAGCTTGTGTTGGAGAATATTGATCTCTCCGTTTATGAAGGGGATATTATTGGATACATCGGACCGAACGGAGCAGGGAAAAGTACCACAGTGAAAATGATGCTTGGACTTGTGGATGGGTACGAGGGCAAAATCTTTATCTTCGGAGAAAATCTGAAATATCAGGATCATACATATAAGAGAAGGATTGGCTATGTGCCGGAAAATGCGGAGCTCTATGATTCACTGACGGCACAGGAATACCTCGCCTTTATTGCAGGGCTTTATGGTCTTGATGAGGGACTGGCGCGTGAAAAAGCGTATCGTTTGATGATGAAGTTTGAGATTGATCACGTTATGAATGCCAGACTGTCCTCTTTTTCTAAAGGAATGCGGCAAAAGGTGCTGATTATCTCGAGCCTGCTGCACAATCCGGATGTCTTATTTCTCGATGAACCGCTGAGCGGACTGGATGCAAACAGTATGCTGATTGTAAGAGAGATTCTTGCCCAGTTGTCGGCACAGGGAAAAACGATTTTTTACTCGTCGCACATCATGGATATTGTCGAAAAGATCAGCAACCGGATTGTGTTGATTTCAGGTGGGCGTATTGCTGCTGACGGTACCTTTGATGAGCTGAAGGAACAGAATCAGAAGGGATCTCTTCAGGATATTTTCAATAGTCTTACCGGTTTTAATCAGCATAAGGAAATTGCAGAAGAGTTTGTGGCGATCGTCCAGGAGGAATCGGCATGA
- a CDS encoding GNAT family N-acetyltransferase yields MSKVTLVKPSAALADAYQQYQEEWTQAGEKMIPTATQPAPVPFAERLIGWDNDETGTNIPPGWVKASVFFLVDEKGRILGASHIRHDLTEDLLKVGGHVGYGVRPSERQKGYATEILKQSLVEVRKLGIKEVLVTCNDDNIGSAKAIEANGGVRDQDEIEEDGTVIRRYWIKD; encoded by the coding sequence ATGAGTAAAGTGACATTAGTAAAGCCATCTGCAGCACTGGCAGATGCGTATCAGCAATACCAGGAGGAATGGACGCAGGCAGGGGAGAAAATGATTCCAACGGCGACTCAGCCTGCGCCTGTACCATTCGCAGAAAGATTAATTGGCTGGGATAACGATGAAACAGGCACCAATATTCCACCTGGCTGGGTAAAGGCTTCGGTATTTTTTCTCGTTGATGAGAAAGGTCGCATTTTAGGCGCATCCCATATCCGCCATGATCTGACAGAGGATCTGTTGAAGGTCGGCGGTCACGTTGGATACGGCGTCCGTCCAAGCGAACGGCAAAAAGGATACGCAACAGAAATTTTGAAACAATCACTCGTAGAAGTCCGTAAACTAGGAATAAAGGAAGTTCTTGTCACGTGTAACGATGACAATATCGGTTCTGCCAAAGCCATTGAAGCAAACGGCGGTGTAAGGGATCAGGACGAAATAGAAGAAGACGGTACGGTCATTAGAAGGTACTGGATTAAAGACTAG
- a CDS encoding aminoglycoside 6-adenylyltransferase — translation MVNEQEFFRVLLPFAQKEPAIEGVLLTSSRANPHAFRDEWTDFDIELFVNDFTLFQTDDWLNTFGELAAAVPKMPEKSEEHMTRLTLFQDGTKVDFQILHVSTSKKLNPLPLEYDVGYRILLDKTGVFKNMPHPTHQAYRIQPPTEVEFAETVNSFWWDTSYISKSLRRDELFFAKFISESALRLNFFQPLIEWRIGSKHDWNVNPNKMGRWFKRYLSKEDWEWIERTYAGPDLEDNWRALFHMMDVYHDWATELATELGYPYDLQTEQNMRAYSLKLYHER, via the coding sequence ATGGTAAATGAACAGGAGTTTTTCCGGGTTCTTCTCCCCTTTGCTCAAAAAGAACCGGCTATTGAAGGTGTCCTGCTCACGAGCTCACGGGCAAATCCCCATGCGTTTCGTGATGAATGGACTGATTTTGATATAGAGCTTTTTGTAAACGATTTCACATTATTTCAGACAGATGACTGGCTGAATACATTCGGTGAGCTTGCGGCAGCTGTTCCTAAAATGCCTGAAAAAAGTGAGGAGCACATGACCCGGCTGACTTTATTTCAAGATGGAACAAAAGTGGATTTTCAAATCCTCCACGTTTCAACCAGTAAAAAGCTAAACCCTCTTCCCCTCGAGTATGATGTCGGCTATCGCATTCTACTCGATAAGACAGGTGTGTTCAAAAATATGCCGCATCCAACTCATCAGGCCTACCGGATCCAGCCGCCAACAGAGGTTGAGTTTGCAGAAACCGTGAACAGCTTCTGGTGGGATACATCCTATATTTCTAAAAGTCTGCGCAGAGACGAACTGTTTTTCGCGAAATTCATTTCAGAAAGTGCGCTGAGACTGAATTTTTTCCAGCCGCTTATTGAATGGAGAATCGGCTCCAAACACGATTGGAATGTGAATCCGAATAAAATGGGGCGTTGGTTCAAGCGGTATTTATCGAAAGAGGATTGGGAGTGGATTGAGCGGACATATGCAGGTCCGGATCTCGAGGATAACTGGCGCGCGTTGTTTCACATGATGGATGTGTATCATGATTGGGCCACGGAACTCGCGACAGAGCTCGGGTACCCTTACGACCTGCAAACGGAACAAAATATGCGGGCATACAGCTTAAAACTTTATCACGAAAGGTAG